A genome region from Bombilactobacillus bombi includes the following:
- a CDS encoding glycosyltransferase family 2 protein: protein MLLLSIVMPLYNEERLLSRCLESIEKQINPNFEVIMVNDASTDNTVAVAQSFIKNNPNFRLVNQPKNQGISAARNRGIKEARGQLITFLDGDDWLEPQYTDYFLQSFKNYSIDMAVCGYFKESQHGTIKVWGKHVQGLINRTEIIRHITKISGQVMGYTWNKVYRLALIKQNNLKFESDLSLMEDQVFNVQYATVAQNFYVQPQPLYHYWQHVRSATHTYDLENAKSIGLANYRIVKTLLDVKTNTSEKEEQAND from the coding sequence ATGCTGCTTTTGTCCATTGTGATGCCTCTTTATAATGAAGAACGCTTATTGTCTCGCTGTTTAGAGAGTATTGAAAAACAAATTAATCCTAATTTTGAAGTCATTATGGTAAATGATGCTTCAACTGATAATACCGTTGCGGTTGCGCAGTCTTTTATTAAAAATAATCCTAACTTTAGACTTGTGAATCAACCCAAGAATCAGGGTATTTCAGCTGCGCGTAATCGCGGTATTAAAGAAGCTCGGGGACAGTTAATTACATTTTTAGACGGTGATGATTGGCTGGAGCCACAATATACGGACTATTTTTTGCAAAGTTTTAAAAACTATTCCATAGATATGGCTGTGTGTGGTTACTTTAAAGAATCTCAACATGGAACTATCAAAGTCTGGGGTAAACACGTCCAAGGTTTGATTAATCGAACTGAAATAATTCGGCATATCACAAAAATTTCTGGTCAAGTGATGGGTTATACATGGAATAAAGTATATCGCCTAGCATTAATTAAACAGAATAATTTAAAATTTGAAAGTGATCTTTCACTGATGGAAGACCAAGTTTTCAATGTTCAATATGCTACTGTTGCACAAAATTTTTATGTTCAACCACAGCCATTGTATCATTATTGGCAACATGTAAGAAGTGCTACTCATACTTATGATTTAGAAAATGCTAAAAGTATTGGCTTAGCCAATTATCGAATTGTCAAGACACTTTTGGATGTCAAAACCAATACCTCAGAAAAGGAGGAACAGGCCAATGACTGA
- a CDS encoding HAD hydrolase-like protein, with translation MLQNILFDLDGTIVDSGEGIMNALRYSYQKENLPVPLENVLRKFIGPPLVESFQKYSDIIPNSDLSQSLLADFQEFYNEKGWQQLSLYPQIIELLTKLQQKGCKAYIATAKPEPFAKKIINHLQLDNYFQGIYGADLSETMHKSDVIATAIRQAQLIDLQTTVMIGDRDTDVIGAAANNLKTIGVLYGFGTQEELENAGVIATIKQPLDLLSQIGVNKDEKIF, from the coding sequence TTGCTGCAAAATATTTTGTTTGATTTAGATGGAACTATTGTCGATAGCGGTGAAGGAATTATGAATGCTCTCCGCTATTCTTACCAAAAAGAAAACTTACCAGTGCCTTTGGAAAATGTGTTGCGTAAATTTATTGGCCCGCCGTTGGTTGAGAGTTTTCAAAAGTATAGTGATATTATACCAAACAGTGATTTATCACAAAGTTTATTAGCTGATTTTCAAGAATTTTATAATGAAAAAGGTTGGCAGCAATTAAGTCTTTACCCGCAGATTATTGAATTACTGACTAAATTACAGCAAAAAGGATGCAAAGCCTATATTGCTACTGCCAAACCCGAACCATTTGCGAAGAAAATCATTAATCATCTACAGTTGGATAATTATTTTCAAGGCATTTATGGAGCTGATTTAAGTGAGACTATGCATAAAAGTGACGTTATCGCAACTGCTATACGCCAAGCACAATTGATTGACTTACAGACCACAGTGATGATTGGTGATCGGGATACTGATGTAATTGGAGCTGCAGCTAATAATCTGAAAACGATTGGCGTTTTATACGGTTTTGGAACTCAAGAAGAATTAGAAAATGCTGGCGTCATTGCGACAATTAAGCAACCATTAGATTTACTATCGCAGATTGGAGTAAACAAGGATGAAAAAATTTTTTAA
- a CDS encoding 8-oxo-dGTP diphosphatase, translated as MSRARLITLTNMCMITNFAGEILVQDRNKPTWPGITFPGGHVEVGESLQAAMIREVQEETGLVISHPRLCGIMDFTTETQEGYLVLLYKTQSFSGKIRSSNEGEIFWINPQDLPKYHLAPDFWEMYQVIINDNLSELYGTGSGNTWQTQSL; from the coding sequence ATGAGTCGCGCACGCTTAATTACCTTAACAAATATGTGTATGATTACCAATTTTGCAGGTGAAATTTTAGTTCAGGATAGAAATAAGCCTACTTGGCCCGGAATTACCTTTCCTGGTGGACATGTAGAAGTAGGTGAATCTTTACAAGCAGCTATGATTCGTGAAGTTCAAGAAGAAACTGGCCTAGTTATTTCACACCCGCGACTTTGCGGTATTATGGATTTTACTACAGAAACTCAGGAAGGATATTTAGTCCTACTGTATAAAACGCAATCTTTTAGTGGTAAAATTCGGTCATCCAATGAAGGTGAAATTTTCTGGATTAATCCCCAAGATTTGCCCAAATATCATTTAGCACCTGATTTTTGGGAAATGTATCAAGTAATTATTAATGATAATTTGTCAGAATTATATGGTACTGGCAGTGGCAATACTTGGCAAACACAATCTTTGTAA
- a CDS encoding LacI family DNA-binding transcriptional regulator yields MPKLEDVAKRANLSKTTVSRVLNKRGYLSQKTIDKVYQAMEELDYHPNVVARQLYKNKTDLIGILLPTVANPFFGELTAALEDRLYQQGFKVIIGNSMNNPQKEADYLQQLLIKQVDGLIVGSHNQGIQQYRHAGLPVVSIDRIMNQDIPVIASDNYRGGQLATERLIAQGVRKIIHTNGPHDLATPAQRRRLAYEDSMKEHNLQPITYELDFNISTVDKDKVFQRIFVEHPDVEAIFASNDTDAVQIIQLAQASGRQVPRDLLVIGYDGTQLVRELVPQLTTIIQPIAQIAQTAVEVLQRRLAKQTTQKEYLLPVSLWAGTTS; encoded by the coding sequence TTGCCAAAGTTAGAAGATGTTGCTAAACGCGCTAATTTATCAAAAACCACTGTATCCAGAGTTCTCAATAAGCGAGGATATTTAAGCCAAAAAACGATTGATAAAGTTTATCAAGCAATGGAAGAATTGGATTATCATCCTAACGTTGTTGCTCGCCAACTTTATAAAAATAAAACTGATTTAATTGGGATTTTATTGCCCACCGTGGCAAATCCTTTTTTTGGTGAATTAACGGCTGCCTTGGAAGATCGCTTGTATCAGCAAGGTTTTAAAGTGATTATTGGTAATTCAATGAATAATCCACAAAAAGAAGCTGACTATTTGCAACAACTGTTAATTAAGCAAGTGGATGGTTTGATTGTGGGTTCTCATAATCAAGGCATTCAACAATATCGTCACGCAGGCTTACCAGTAGTATCAATTGATCGGATTATGAATCAAGATATTCCAGTGATTGCTTCTGATAATTATCGTGGAGGACAATTGGCCACTGAACGATTAATTGCTCAAGGCGTCCGAAAAATTATTCATACTAATGGACCGCATGATCTGGCTACTCCAGCCCAAAGAAGACGCCTTGCCTATGAAGATAGTATGAAAGAGCATAATTTACAGCCGATTACTTATGAATTGGATTTTAATATTAGCACTGTTGATAAAGATAAAGTATTTCAACGTATCTTTGTGGAGCATCCGGATGTAGAAGCAATTTTTGCCTCTAATGATACTGATGCTGTCCAAATTATCCAATTAGCGCAAGCAAGTGGCCGGCAAGTACCGCGCGATTTGTTAGTGATTGGCTATGATGGCACGCAATTGGTTCGCGAACTCGTACCACAATTAACAACAATTATTCAACCGATAGCACAAATTGCCCAAACAGCAGTGGAGGTTTTGCAACGGCGTTTGGCTAAGCAAACAACACAAAAAGAATATTTATTGCCTGTAAGCCTTTGGGCAGGCACGACAAGTTAG
- a CDS encoding DUF1694 domain-containing protein has product MTDIEEYLKQNVFGKPQLKPNEKRKFLGNFQERVALALTVAQVRNLNNLVVVERVIKQYPQYHLFINGRLSSTYRVQLMTLAVNNNYQFTIIEQAHMRSDTKPLAENDMGLVIADDRHSIDRPVLI; this is encoded by the coding sequence ATGACTGATATTGAAGAATATCTGAAACAAAATGTCTTTGGTAAACCCCAGTTAAAGCCAAATGAAAAAAGAAAATTTTTAGGTAATTTTCAAGAGCGGGTAGCTTTAGCTTTAACAGTGGCTCAAGTTCGTAATTTGAATAATTTAGTGGTAGTAGAACGTGTCATTAAGCAGTATCCTCAGTATCATCTCTTTATTAATGGGCGTTTATCGAGTACTTATCGTGTACAATTAATGACATTAGCTGTCAATAATAATTATCAGTTTACCATTATTGAACAAGCTCATATGCGCAGCGATACTAAGCCATTGGCAGAAAATGATATGGGGTTGGTAATTGCTGATGATCGGCATTCAATCGACCGACCAGTTTTGATTTAG
- a CDS encoding M42 family metallopeptidase: MQEIEEIKLVQQFSNLNGAPGFEMEVAKFFQQQVKNYGTTKIDGMFNSYVSRHGNTGHRPVVQMDAHADSVGFITQAVRPNGLLKFVPLGGWAPTNIPAMRVRVRNRDGQYIKGVVATKPPHFMSAAEKNSVPQIENLSIDVGSTSRAETINDFKIDTGCPIVVDAECEYFSNTRMFFGKDFDNRVGAAALVDTLNQLEGKNLNVDLKVALSTQEEVGTRGAQVTVRNIDPDLAIVFEGCPCDDTFSPDWLAQTGLKRGPMLRDMDTSFIANPLFEQYADNIATQNQIPHTRSVRTGGGVNGAPILYYRGAPTIVIGIPVRYEHTAFNWSSLDDFQNAVQLAVKIISSLDTEVINSFNGAE; the protein is encoded by the coding sequence ATGCAAGAAATAGAGGAAATTAAATTAGTACAACAATTTTCTAATTTGAATGGTGCTCCAGGATTTGAAATGGAAGTGGCTAAGTTTTTTCAACAGCAAGTAAAAAATTATGGTACTACCAAAATAGATGGGATGTTTAATAGCTATGTATCACGTCATGGCAATACTGGACATAGACCAGTGGTACAAATGGACGCTCATGCAGATTCAGTAGGTTTTATTACTCAAGCAGTTCGACCGAATGGATTATTGAAGTTTGTTCCTTTAGGCGGATGGGCACCAACCAATATTCCAGCTATGAGAGTTCGTGTTCGTAATCGTGATGGTCAATATATTAAAGGAGTAGTAGCTACTAAGCCGCCTCATTTTATGTCAGCTGCAGAAAAAAATTCAGTTCCACAAATTGAAAATCTATCTATTGATGTAGGATCAACTAGTCGTGCAGAAACTATTAATGATTTTAAAATTGATACTGGCTGCCCCATTGTTGTAGATGCAGAGTGTGAATATTTTTCTAACACTAGAATGTTTTTTGGGAAAGATTTTGATAATCGGGTAGGAGCTGCCGCTTTGGTAGATACTTTAAATCAATTAGAAGGAAAAAATCTAAATGTAGATTTAAAAGTAGCGTTGTCGACACAAGAAGAAGTGGGAACTCGAGGTGCGCAAGTAACTGTTAGAAATATTGATCCTGATTTAGCTATTGTTTTTGAAGGTTGTCCTTGTGATGATACTTTTAGTCCTGATTGGCTAGCTCAAACAGGCTTAAAACGTGGCCCCATGTTACGCGATATGGATACATCGTTTATTGCAAATCCATTATTTGAACAATACGCTGATAATATAGCTACGCAAAATCAGATTCCGCATACACGCTCGGTTCGTACCGGAGGTGGGGTAAATGGGGCTCCAATTTTATATTATCGTGGAGCACCGACAATTGTAATTGGCATTCCTGTTCGATATGAGCACACAGCATTTAATTGGTCATCTTTAGATGATTTTCAAAATGCTGTCCAACTAGCTGTAAAAATTATTTCATCTCTTGACACTGAAGTCATTAATAGCTTTAATGGAGCAGAATAA
- a CDS encoding tyrosine-protein phosphatase, whose protein sequence is MQRIFDFSQTYNFRELGGYPTKDQRQIRSHKVMRAAYLSKLTPVELQQLKDYGLRYSIDLRSDYERQQWPDPPVDFLTSIHLPLYAANGISDKLYYALPAKDQYSDLPGIYQQVVLDHHAQQVFRQFFAILLRNEQPGQSVVFHCSAGKDRTGIMAILFLLIMQVPTEYITQDYLLSNLMYQNKIDLNALNNPDDATIKKMNFTKADQSAVEAIQVAILDIYQSWDNFQEKVLGLSATDYQKLRSLYTAPITDNI, encoded by the coding sequence ATGCAACGTATATTTGACTTTTCCCAAACTTATAATTTTCGTGAACTAGGTGGTTACCCTACGAAAGATCAGCGGCAAATTCGGAGTCATAAAGTTATGCGGGCCGCTTACTTATCAAAATTAACGCCCGTTGAGTTACAACAATTAAAAGATTACGGTTTACGTTATAGCATTGATTTACGTTCAGATTATGAGCGACAACAATGGCCCGATCCACCAGTTGACTTTTTAACTTCAATTCATCTTCCCCTGTACGCCGCTAATGGAATTAGTGATAAGCTTTATTATGCCTTACCAGCTAAAGATCAATATTCTGACTTACCAGGTATTTATCAGCAAGTTGTCCTCGATCATCATGCCCAACAAGTCTTTCGCCAATTTTTTGCGATTTTATTACGTAATGAGCAACCGGGACAATCGGTAGTTTTTCATTGTTCTGCTGGCAAAGATCGAACAGGAATTATGGCAATTTTATTTTTATTAATAATGCAGGTACCTACTGAATATATTACACAAGATTATCTTCTTTCTAATCTCATGTATCAAAATAAAATTGATTTGAATGCTCTTAATAATCCTGATGACGCCACCATTAAAAAAATGAATTTTACAAAGGCTGACCAATCAGCAGTTGAAGCTATTCAAGTAGCCATTTTGGATATTTATCAATCGTGGGATAACTTTCAAGAAAAAGTTTTAGGTTTATCTGCCACGGATTATCAAAAATTACGTAGTTTGTATACTGCTCCAATTACCGACAATATTTAA
- a CDS encoding glycoside hydrolase family 32 protein, producing the protein MTQNPIQLTNSRYRLGYHLMAPAGWINDPNGFCYFKGYYHIFYQYHPYSAEWGPMHWGHARSKDLIHWQTLPTALIPGDSEDKDGCFSGSAIVKDDTLYLIYTGNNYYDDGDPDHYWQNQNLAYSQDGIHFTKYDKNPIIATPPTDNTQNFRDPKVWEHDGHYYVALGSQDQAKLGRLLLYKSDDLKQWQYLGPIAHSQSVEQEGYMWECPDLFHLNGQDILVTSPQGIAAQEQQYLNLHQTGYFVGELDYQAPKFKRGDFHELDQGHDFYAAQTMLTPDGRRVLIGWLNMWESEMPEQVDGWAGALTLPRELIYQNNHLYQMPVAETKSLRQQKLRDEQLMVQSETELVNNQSQVEINLQLDSTKTTAQHFVVQFTDPQTHANVQLEYDFAQQLFTLKRSDRSDARFAQLRSNEKLQIQIFVDTSSLEIFLNQGESTITERYYFDHAPQISLTSDQDLAFNCQIYQLEKQSNNYQINE; encoded by the coding sequence ATGACACAGAATCCAATTCAACTAACTAATTCGCGTTATCGACTGGGATATCACTTGATGGCACCAGCTGGCTGGATTAATGATCCCAATGGCTTTTGTTATTTTAAAGGATATTATCATATCTTTTATCAATATCATCCTTATTCGGCAGAATGGGGGCCCATGCATTGGGGACATGCCCGCAGCAAGGATTTAATCCATTGGCAGACTTTACCTACAGCCTTAATACCTGGAGATTCCGAAGATAAAGATGGCTGTTTCTCCGGAAGTGCGATTGTCAAAGATGATACACTGTATTTAATTTATACGGGTAATAATTATTATGACGATGGCGATCCTGATCATTATTGGCAAAATCAAAACTTAGCCTATAGTCAAGATGGGATTCATTTTACTAAATACGACAAGAATCCAATTATTGCAACACCACCAACAGATAATACTCAAAACTTTCGTGATCCGAAAGTTTGGGAACATGATGGCCATTACTATGTGGCTTTGGGCAGTCAAGATCAAGCCAAGTTAGGACGTTTATTATTATATAAATCAGATGATTTAAAACAGTGGCAATATTTAGGACCAATTGCACATTCTCAAAGTGTTGAACAAGAAGGTTACATGTGGGAATGTCCCGATTTATTCCATCTCAATGGACAAGATATATTGGTAACATCTCCTCAAGGAATTGCAGCGCAAGAACAGCAATATTTGAATTTGCATCAAACCGGTTATTTTGTGGGTGAATTAGACTATCAAGCACCAAAATTTAAGCGGGGTGATTTTCATGAACTGGATCAAGGACATGATTTTTATGCTGCCCAAACGATGCTAACGCCAGATGGTCGACGCGTTTTGATTGGTTGGTTAAATATGTGGGAAAGTGAAATGCCTGAACAAGTTGATGGCTGGGCAGGAGCTTTAACTTTACCTAGAGAATTAATTTATCAAAATAACCACCTTTATCAAATGCCTGTCGCAGAAACAAAGTCTTTACGGCAACAAAAACTGCGCGATGAACAACTTATGGTTCAATCTGAAACAGAATTAGTGAATAACCAATCTCAAGTTGAAATTAATTTGCAGTTAGACTCAACTAAAACAACTGCTCAGCATTTTGTTGTTCAATTTACCGATCCGCAAACGCACGCCAATGTTCAATTAGAATATGATTTTGCACAACAATTATTTACTCTCAAACGAAGTGATCGCTCTGATGCACGTTTTGCTCAATTACGTTCCAATGAAAAATTACAAATCCAGATTTTTGTGGATACCAGTTCATTAGAAATTTTCTTGAATCAAGGCGAATCTACCATCACGGAACGTTATTATTTTGACCATGCACCACAGATTAGTTTAACTAGTGACCAAGATCTGGCATTCAATTGCCAAATATATCAATTAGAAAAGCAATCGAATAATTATCAGATTAATGAATAA
- a CDS encoding peptide ABC transporter substrate-binding protein, which translates to MILKTKTKSAGLVVAIALSLIMINSTPNSNAQAVNTKQEISLYSNSDISSLDVSKVTDSNTFTQLDNVDEGLYQYDKNGKPKPALATKTIISNDKKTYTINLRKNAHWSNGDPVTAHDFVYSWRRAVNPDTASEYIYLLSNLKNAEEITAGKKPINQLGVEATGKYQLKIQLNKPQAYFKMILARETLFPLNKKVVEKYGKSYGTSSNKAVYNGPFVNTGWNGSNSSWKLKPNPYYWDKKHVKLQQINYSVVKEPSTAYNLYQTNKLDQMTLVGEQAKQMAGDKDIVRRPLAATQYLQSNLKKGNGLENKNIRTAISLSINRKQITKRILANGSTPASGFVSQGLAKNPKTGKDFYKETYVKNTADYNPKLARKLFKKGLQQTGKKKIEITLLTTDIDTSKQVAEFIQGQIQSNLSKIKVTMKAVPANNRIAAVSKGDYDIVFQGWSADFADPYTFLQMFTTKSPQNHSGWSNTTYDQAIADSNNKDAANKQSRWNDMVLAEKTLLKNQGVTPLYRMNNEDLVNPKLKGILYNQVNGHYVYKNAYLTK; encoded by the coding sequence ATGATTTTGAAAACTAAAACCAAAAGCGCCGGCTTAGTGGTGGCGATTGCGCTCTCTTTAATAATGATTAACAGCACTCCAAATTCTAATGCTCAAGCAGTCAATACTAAACAAGAAATTAGTTTATATTCTAATTCTGATATTTCTTCTTTAGATGTTTCTAAAGTTACAGATTCTAATACATTTACCCAATTAGATAATGTAGATGAAGGACTTTATCAATATGATAAAAATGGCAAACCAAAACCAGCTTTAGCAACTAAAACAATAATTTCTAATGATAAAAAGACTTATACAATTAATCTTAGAAAAAATGCCCACTGGAGTAATGGCGATCCTGTGACTGCTCATGATTTTGTTTATTCTTGGCGTCGTGCAGTTAATCCCGACACTGCTAGTGAATATATCTATCTATTAAGCAATTTAAAAAATGCTGAGGAAATTACTGCAGGTAAAAAACCAATTAATCAATTAGGAGTTGAAGCCACAGGTAAATATCAACTGAAAATCCAATTAAATAAACCTCAAGCTTATTTTAAGATGATTTTAGCGCGAGAAACTTTATTTCCATTAAACAAGAAAGTTGTAGAGAAATATGGCAAAAGCTATGGCACTTCTTCTAATAAAGCGGTTTATAATGGACCGTTTGTTAATACAGGATGGAATGGTAGTAATAGTAGCTGGAAATTAAAACCTAACCCTTACTATTGGGATAAAAAGCATGTTAAATTACAACAAATCAACTATTCAGTAGTAAAAGAACCATCAACTGCTTATAACTTATACCAAACTAATAAATTAGATCAAATGACTTTAGTTGGGGAACAGGCTAAACAAATGGCAGGTGATAAAGATATTGTACGCCGTCCATTAGCAGCTACTCAGTATTTGCAAAGTAATCTTAAAAAAGGTAATGGCTTAGAGAATAAGAATATTCGAACAGCAATTTCTTTATCTATTAACCGTAAACAAATTACTAAAAGAATTTTGGCTAATGGTTCCACTCCAGCATCAGGGTTTGTATCTCAAGGCTTAGCTAAAAATCCTAAAACCGGTAAGGATTTTTATAAAGAAACTTATGTTAAAAATACTGCTGATTATAATCCTAAATTAGCAAGAAAATTATTTAAAAAAGGATTACAACAAACTGGAAAAAAGAAAATAGAAATCACTTTATTGACAACTGATATCGACACATCTAAACAAGTTGCAGAATTCATTCAGGGACAAATTCAATCTAATCTGTCTAAGATTAAAGTAACAATGAAAGCTGTGCCTGCTAATAATAGAATTGCTGCTGTCTCTAAGGGAGATTATGACATAGTATTCCAGGGCTGGTCTGCTGATTTTGCTGATCCGTATACCTTCTTACAAATGTTTACTACCAAGAGTCCTCAAAATCATTCAGGTTGGTCTAATACAACTTATGATCAAGCAATTGCAGATTCTAATAATAAAGATGCCGCAAATAAACAATCTCGCTGGAATGATATGGTACTAGCCGAAAAAACATTATTAAAGAATCAAGGAGTGACACCACTTTACCGAATGAATAATGAAGATTTAGTTAATCCTAAACTCAAAGGAATTTTATATAACCAAGTTAATGGACATTATGTTTATAAAAATGCATATTTAACTAAATAA
- a CDS encoding HAD-IC family P-type ATPase yields MKATDVNTGLTDLQVQEQIKYGNTNQVANHSISVTMILSKNLFTLFNFINLILAIIIFSTGSYENLFFLGPVVANFLIGSYQEIKAKKQLDRLTFLNRQTIQVLRNGQVQKIFQDELVLHDLIIVQRGDQLPADGVIRQSAQIEVDESNITGESNSISKKPTESVLSGSLVLSGQALVELTAVGANSFANKLAHDARQQTHNISQLMDIINRIIKILTYIIIPLGLILFAVTFYKHQNLNQAILGTSASIIGMIPQGLVLLTSVALAVGAMHLTRKKVLVKSLTALEALARVDTLCLDKTGTITTGNLQLSKIIPSELDEKQILTISQQIMQATNEHNETAQAILTAQELNQDLPPIASIVAFSSARKWSAVNWSNGQHYAIGAPSFLLQDAQQIATAHSFAQQGYRVLAVIQSQQVITETISQPELLGFLLINDEVRSTATNTFEYLRQQGINIKVISGDDPATVQNIAQKVALPNSQKAIDMSTIDEHVDWQKIAAKYTIFGRTLPEQKQKLIQALQAQNHKVAMTGDGVNDVLAMRQSDCGIAIAGNSDAAENAADFVLLNKNFDSLINVLNEGRRVINNIERVAALYLIKTMYSVMLTILFIFLHTGYPFYPAQMTPINALTVGIPTFFLALRPDFSPPAGRFFRNVMQVALPAAIDITLVVTALVGYGHWQHLIFSQTSTLAVLTISLIGFAALWIIARPINRGTLLIFITLFALNLLIFTVWGKPFKILNIFQGSIWLDSLIILILFYPLYLISREIIVRYFLKNKKS; encoded by the coding sequence ATGAAAGCAACTGATGTGAATACTGGTCTAACTGATCTTCAAGTACAAGAACAAATTAAATATGGTAACACTAATCAAGTTGCTAATCATTCTATATCAGTAACTATGATTTTATCAAAAAACCTTTTTACTTTGTTTAATTTTATTAATTTGATTTTGGCAATTATTATTTTTTCGACTGGCAGTTATGAGAATCTCTTCTTTTTAGGACCAGTAGTGGCAAATTTTTTAATTGGCTCTTATCAAGAAATTAAGGCTAAAAAACAATTAGACCGCTTGACCTTTTTAAATCGGCAAACCATTCAAGTTTTACGTAATGGTCAAGTTCAAAAAATATTTCAAGATGAATTAGTTTTACATGATTTAATTATTGTGCAGCGTGGTGACCAATTACCTGCTGACGGTGTCATTCGTCAAAGTGCACAAATTGAAGTTGACGAATCCAATATTACTGGTGAATCGAATTCTATTAGTAAAAAGCCCACAGAATCAGTGCTTTCTGGCAGCTTAGTCTTGAGCGGACAAGCATTGGTGGAGTTAACGGCTGTAGGTGCTAACAGTTTTGCTAACAAGTTAGCTCATGATGCCCGTCAACAAACCCATAATATTTCTCAATTAATGGATATTATCAATCGGATTATAAAAATTTTAACTTATATTATTATTCCTTTAGGTTTGATTTTATTTGCGGTTACTTTTTATAAACATCAAAATCTCAATCAAGCAATTTTGGGAACTTCTGCCTCAATTATTGGGATGATTCCTCAAGGATTAGTCCTTTTAACATCTGTCGCATTAGCAGTTGGAGCTATGCATTTAACGCGAAAAAAGGTCCTCGTTAAATCTCTCACTGCGCTAGAAGCCTTAGCTCGAGTTGATACTTTGTGTCTGGATAAAACAGGTACTATCACTACTGGTAATTTGCAATTAAGTAAGATTATTCCTTCTGAGTTAGACGAAAAACAGATTTTAACTATTAGCCAACAAATTATGCAAGCAACTAATGAGCATAACGAAACTGCCCAAGCCATTTTAACGGCTCAGGAACTTAATCAAGATTTACCCCCAATCGCTAGTATTGTAGCTTTTTCATCTGCTCGTAAATGGTCAGCTGTTAACTGGAGTAACGGTCAGCATTACGCCATTGGCGCACCTTCTTTTTTGCTTCAAGATGCCCAACAAATAGCTACAGCCCATTCTTTTGCCCAACAGGGATATCGTGTCTTAGCCGTAATTCAATCTCAACAAGTGATTACAGAAACCATCTCTCAGCCAGAATTACTAGGTTTTCTTTTGATTAATGATGAAGTCCGTTCAACTGCCACTAACACCTTTGAATATCTAAGACAACAAGGTATTAATATTAAGGTAATTTCTGGTGATGATCCTGCGACTGTCCAAAACATTGCTCAAAAAGTTGCCTTACCTAATAGTCAAAAGGCCATAGATATGTCAACCATAGATGAACATGTTGATTGGCAAAAAATAGCCGCAAAATATACTATCTTTGGGCGCACTTTACCAGAGCAAAAACAAAAATTGATTCAGGCCTTGCAAGCACAAAACCATAAAGTCGCTATGACCGGTGATGGTGTCAATGATGTCTTAGCAATGCGTCAATCTGATTGCGGTATTGCCATTGCTGGCAATAGTGATGCTGCTGAAAATGCTGCTGATTTTGTTTTATTAAATAAAAATTTTGATTCTTTAATTAACGTCTTAAATGAAGGTCGCCGTGTTATTAATAATATCGAACGTGTTGCCGCTTTATATTTAATTAAGACTATGTATTCAGTCATGTTAACCATTCTTTTTATCTTTTTGCATACCGGCTATCCCTTCTATCCGGCTCAAATGACTCCCATTAACGCTTTAACTGTTGGTATTCCTACGTTCTTCTTAGCTTTGCGCCCCGACTTTTCCCCACCGGCTGGTCGTTTTTTTCGCAATGTTATGCAAGTAGCCTTACCAGCCGCGATTGATATTACTCTCGTCGTTACTGCCTTAGTTGGTTACGGTCATTGGCAGCATTTAATTTTTAGTCAAACGTCTACTCTTGCGGTTTTAACCATTAGTTTGATTGGTTTTGCAGCCCTTTGGATTATTGCTCGTCCTATCAATCGTGGAACTTTATTAATATTTATAACCTTATTTGCATTAAACCTTCTCATTTTCACTGTTTGGGGGAAACCTTTTAAAATACTCAATATTTTCCAAGGATCAATCTGGTTAGATAGTTTAATAATTTTAATTCTTTTTTATCCACTATATTTAATATCACGGGAAATTATCGTTCGTTATTTTTTAAAAAATAAAAAAAGTTAG